One Kiritimatiellia bacterium genomic window carries:
- a CDS encoding F0F1 ATP synthase subunit beta (Produces ATP from ADP in the presence of a proton gradient across the membrane. The beta chain is a regulatory subunit): protein DDTVRCIALSTTDGLRRGNEALNARAPISVPVGRSNLGRLFNVLGEPIDGLGPVDAAKMESIHKSPPSLLDQDPKPRMLETGIKVIDLLVPYSRGGKIGLFGGAGVGKTVLIEELIHNIAVEHGGMSVFAGVGERTREGNDLWLEMKESKVLEKAILVYGQMN from the coding sequence GACGACACCGTGCGTTGTATCGCGCTTTCAACCACGGACGGCCTGCGGCGCGGCAACGAGGCGCTCAATGCGCGCGCCCCCATTTCCGTGCCGGTCGGCCGGTCCAATCTCGGGCGACTTTTCAACGTGCTCGGCGAGCCGATCGACGGATTGGGGCCGGTGGACGCGGCTAAGATGGAGTCCATCCACAAGTCGCCGCCTTCGCTCCTGGATCAGGATCCCAAGCCGCGCATGCTGGAAACCGGAATTAAAGTCATTGACCTGCTGGTACCGTATTCGCGGGGCGGCAAGATAGGTTTGTTCGGCGGCGCCGGCGTGGGCAAGACGGTTTTGATTGAAGAGCTGATTCACAACATTGCGGTGGAGCATGGCGGCATGTCGGTTTTTGCGGGCGTGGGCGAACGCACGCGCGAAGGCAACGATCTCTGGCTGGAAATGAAGGAGTCAAAAGTGCTGGAAAAAGCCATTCTGGTCTACGGACAGATGAATG
- the atpG gene encoding ATP synthase F1 subunit gamma, which translates to MNPREVKIRLRGVRKTRQITRAMKMVAAVKLRHAQAALANARPYAERMRALAAALFAGIAPARDEHPFFSPRPVENILFVVVASDRGLCGSMNANVFRQALRAAGDFEAENGAAKGPAIHFFLIGRKARDFFRAQRNARPDAACRVREEVNFAGINAVQLGRRCCDFYRRGEFDRIEFFYNETPSGLQHYPARAALFPLDVARMKKDIPVAGDIILEPPGPDMLDAVINAYVAGEVRNILMEAEVAEHAARMLMMDLATKNADDLIAEMQMAMNKLRQRLITNELADITTGAEAVG; encoded by the coding sequence ATGAATCCACGCGAAGTCAAAATCCGCCTGCGCGGAGTGCGTAAAACCCGGCAGATCACCCGCGCCATGAAAATGGTCGCGGCCGTGAAACTGCGCCATGCGCAGGCGGCGCTGGCCAACGCCCGGCCTTACGCCGAAAGAATGCGCGCGCTCGCCGCCGCGCTGTTTGCCGGAATTGCCCCCGCCCGGGACGAGCATCCCTTTTTTTCGCCGCGGCCCGTTGAAAACATTCTGTTCGTCGTTGTGGCCTCCGACCGCGGCCTTTGCGGGAGCATGAATGCCAATGTTTTCCGCCAGGCCTTGCGGGCGGCCGGCGATTTTGAAGCGGAAAACGGCGCGGCAAAAGGACCGGCCATTCACTTTTTTTTAATCGGACGCAAAGCACGGGATTTTTTCAGGGCGCAGCGGAACGCCCGCCCCGATGCCGCCTGCCGCGTCCGCGAAGAGGTTAACTTCGCGGGTATCAACGCCGTTCAACTGGGCCGCCGATGCTGTGATTTTTACCGCCGGGGCGAGTTTGACCGGATAGAGTTTTTTTACAACGAAACCCCTTCCGGCCTTCAGCATTATCCGGCGCGCGCCGCGCTTTTCCCTCTGGATGTTGCCCGGATGAAAAAAGATATCCCCGTTGCCGGCGATATTATCCTGGAACCGCCCGGTCCGGACATGCTGGATGCCGTCATCAACGCTTATGTTGCCGGCGAAGTGCGGAATATTTTGATGGAAGCGGAAGTGGCCGAACACGCGGCGCGCATGCTCATGATGGATCTGGCGACAAAAAACGCGGATGACTTGATTGCCGAAATGCAGATGGCCATGAATAAACTGCGCCAACGCCTGATCACCAACGAACTCGCGGATATAACCACCGGCGCGGAGGCGGTTGGATAA